The nucleotide window GCAAAATAATACAAAAACCACACCGCGTGATTTTGCTCATCTGCTGCTGCCCTTCTGAATACTTCTTTAATGAACGGGTCTGTCGCAGAATCAGCTATTTCCATATAAAAATCTACTGTTTTTTGCTCATCCTCTAGGGCAAACTCCAATCCTTTTAAAAAGGTATCCGGACAGTTCTCGGTAATCTTTGGCTGAGGGGGCACACCTGTTAACCCCCGGTAAATCTGAACAAACTGTTGATAATGTTTAATTTCATCCTGACGAATCTCAAGAATTTGCTCCCGTTCCTTCTTAGACGGAGCCAGATTGGCCAGCCTGGCATAACATTCACTCGCACTATATTCACCGTTTATGGCCTTCTCCACATCCTGAACCAATGGAAAGGATGGCCGATTTAAGGCATCGCGGTAATTTGTAAAACGGTACATAGAGGAACCTCCCCAATTATTATCATTATGTATCTTATGAATAATGAAAGAATTGGGTGAATAGCTGAGATCCTTCAAATTGATCAGGATCTTTTAAATGGTGCCTGACACCCTTTATACCTCTTGGGTATTGTTTACCTTTACCTTTTCCTTTGTTTTTACCTTTTGATGTTCGGTTCCCTTTTGGTCTTCCGCGATGAGTTCTTTTAGGAATTGGAGAAGCTCATCATGGATGCCTTCCTGCTGAAGGGCAAATTCGATTGTTGTTTTGACAAAACCGATTTTTTCCCCCACGTCAAACCGTTTCCCTTCGAAATTGTAAGCGAAGACGCGCTGAATCTGATTGAGTTTATGAATCGCATCCGTTAACTGGATTTCACCACCGGCGCCTGTCTCCTGCTGGTCAAGGAACATAAAGATCTCAGGGGTTAATATATATCTTCCCATGATGGCTAAATTTGAAGGGGATGTACCTGGCTTCGGTTTTTCAACAAAATTTTTGACTTGATAACGTCTGCCCTCTTGCTGAAGCGGATCGACAATCCCGTAACGGTGTGTTTCATTTTCAGGAACATGCTGGACGCCAATAATCGAGGAGAAAGTCGCCTCATACTGATCAATCAGCTGTCGTAAACAAGGGGTATCACTTTGAACAATATCATCGCCCAAAAGAACAGCAAATGGCTCATCCCCAATAAAATTCCGTGCGCACCAAACGGCATGTCCCAAACCCTTCGGTTCCTTTTGACGGATATAGTGAATGTCCGCAAGATTGGAGGTATAGTTCACTTTATTTAAAAGATCCCATTTCTCCTTTTCAAGTAAGTTTTTCTCAAGCTCCGGGGCAAAATCAAAATGATCTTCAATCGCCCGTTTCCCTTTTCCAGTTACAATAATAATATCCTCAATCCCTGAAGCAATTGCTTCTTCGACAATATATTGAATCGTTGGCTTATCTACAATTGGCAGCATTTCTTTTGGCATTGCTTTCGTTGCTGGTAAAAAACGGGTCCCCAGCCCCGCAGCCGGAATTATCGCTTTGCGAACTTTTTTCACAGTCTGTCTCTCCTTTACGTCACTTATAATATGTATAGTATAACAATATTTTTAGTTTTACCCATAAATATCCTAATAACCCCAATTATTATACCATAAGACCCTTTTTCAAAACTAAGATTCGGGTATATTTATGTGGTGTCTTTTCGTGGCGGATTGGTGTCTTTTAACGGTGCCTGTCACCCATTTTAGTGTTATGATAGTAGCAATATTTAATAATACCAGTCTGTTACAAATGGTGCCTGACACCATTTAGTTGACTTCTTTTACCTGAAAGGAGATTTTCTATGCCTTCTTTTGTTGATGTGCCAAATGGTGTTTTTCATGCGGTCTGCCCGCTTGATTGTCCGGATCAATGTGGGTTGCTTCTGCATAAAGCGGACGGAAAGATTGTAAAAGTGGAGGGTGACCCGCGCCATCCAGTTACGAAAGGGCATATTTGTAACAAGGTGCGGAATATGAATGAACGGATTCATGACGAACATCGTCTGAAATATCCGCTCAAACGAGTTGGTCCAAAGGGCGAAGGAACATTCACCCCCATTAGCTGGGAGGAAGCGCTCCAAACCATTACATCCCGTTGGAAGAAGCTCATCGAATCAGATGGTCCGGAGAGCATACTTCCGTACAGTTTTTATGGAAACATGGGGAGACTCAGTGCCGAAGGAATGGACCGGCGTTTTTGGAATCATTTAGGCGCCACTAGGCTAGATCGAACCATTTGTTCCTCCGCCGGATCTTCAGGGTATCAATATACAATGGGCGGCAGCCTCGGGATTGACCCTGAAGATACTATCCATTCCAACCTGTTCATCTTTTGGGGAATCAATGCCGCCAGCACCAACATGCACCAGGTGGCATTGGCGCAAAAAGTGCGCAAGCAAAACGGTGCGAAATGGATTGTCATCGATGTTCATAAAAATCAAACCGGCCGATTAGCCGATTGGTTTATTCCGATTTTGCCAGGGACGGACAGCGCCCTCGCCCTCGGGATCATGCACATCTTATTTGCAGAAAACATGGTCGATCATGACTTTTTACAAAAATATACCATTGGCCATGAAGAGCTGCGCGAGCATGTCCAACAATACGACCCTGCCAGCGTTTCTACCATCACCGGTGTTCCAGTCGAAGATATTTTTAAGTTGGCAAGGATGTATGGCAAAACGTCCCCTTCCTTTATTCGAATAGGCAATGGCCCGCAGCATCACGACAATGGCGGTATGTTCGTCCGTACCGTCGCATGCCTTCCCGCCCTTACCGGCCAATGGCTTGTCAAAGGCGGCGGTGCCATTAAAGGAAATTCCGCTTATCTTGAACCAAATACGGTAAGCTTGCAACGGCCAGATCTTTTGAAAAATAAACATACCCGCGTGGTGAATATGAACCAACTAGGCGAAGCATTATTAACATTAGATCCGCCCGTAAAATCCCTTTATGTGTACGGTTCAAATCCTGCACTGGTTGCCCCGTCCAGCAATAAGGTCAGACAGGGTCTTGAGCGCGAAGATTTATTCCTTGTCGTTCATGATTTATTTTTAACAGAGACGGCCAAATACGCGGATATTGTGTTACCAGCAACATCTTCCTTCGAAAACACCGATTTATACACGTCGTACTGGCATCATTACGCGCAAATTCAACAGCCCGTCATCGCCCCGTACGAGGAATCCAAATCGAATGTGGAGGTCTTCCGCTTGCTGGCAATTGGAATGGGGTTTGGCGATGTGGCTGCCTTTAAAGAAACAGAGGAAGAAATGATGGTGGGCGCGCTTGATAACCCGCGGAATTCCTTTTTGGAAGGACTTAAATATGACGCTTTAGTAGAGCGGCAATACCTGAAAGCCAAGGTGAAACCATTGTTTCCAGGGACGCTTCCGACTCCAAGTGAAAAAATAGAGTTATATTCTGAGAGGATGAAACAGGACGGATACCCGCCGCTGCCAACCTATATCCCGCTGGTGGACGATGGAGATCACGGCTATCAATTTGTCCCCGGGCCGAATCACAATTTCTTAAACTCTACTTTTTCTAACAATCAGAAGCATATTGGGCTTGAAAAAGAACCTCGCTTACATATGAATCGCCTGGATGCGCTAGCAGCAGGAATTGAAGAAGGTGAGATCGTGCGCGTGTGGAACAGTCGCGGGGAATGCGAGTTAAAAGTTGCGGTGGGAGATAATGTCCTTCCAGGGGTTGTCGTGTCGCAGGGGCTCTGGGCAGATACGGTGGGCAGGTCAAGGTCCGGTTCTGAGTCTGGGGATGCCAACCCCAACCAAAGCAAAAGGCATTTACTGAACGCACTTACTCCCGATCGCATCGCAGATATGGGAGGCGGCGCAACCTTCTTTTCAGGGCGGGTAAGTGTCGAGAAAATATAGGGTAAAAAAAGGAACCAGAGCCCAATCAGCTCTGGTTCCCATCAATTTCAAAATGGTGCCTGTCACCCTTTACTAGCTTACTACCCACTTTATAGTGTTATTGGTGTCAGGCACCAATGGTTTCGCGGAGCCAGTTTTTGCCTTCGACGAGGCGGGTGACGAGCATGGCACAGACGGTGTTTCCGGTTGAGTTGAGTAGTGTGGCCGGTGCGTCGATGATGGTGCTGATAACGGCGATGATCGGCAGGGTTTCTGGCGGGAAGCCATAGACACTGATGATCAACATTTCACCAATCATTCCGCCGCCAGGTATTGCGCCCATCACGGCACCGACTAAAAAGGCAACGGCGAGAATACTTAAGATATTCGAGATGCTCGTTAAATCCTTTCCAAATAACGCAAACAGGAAAACGATTTTCAGGATGCCGCCAAAGACGGACCCATCTTTATGTGTGTTCGCACCAAGTGGGACAATCGTTTCCGCAATATCCTTCGGCACCCCCATCTTCCGAACCGTGTCGAGGTTTACAGGAATGCAAGCCGCACTCGAACAAGTCGCCAGCGCCGTAACAGATGGCGTGATGGCATTTTTCCAAAACACTTTGACGCCTGACTTGCCGCCAGCAATGAAGGCATACAGGGTGAAAAATCCAAAGTAATAAATGACCGCCAAGATCAAATACAGGACAAACGAGCGGGCATAGCCTTCTAAAATTTGCGGTCCAAGTTCACCAATGACCGCGGCAAAATAACAGCCAAGTCCGATCGGCGCATAGTACATCACGATTTTGACCATCTTCATCATGACCTCTGTCGCCGCCGATAAAAAGGCCGCAACCGGTTTCGCCTTTTCGCCAACCATGGCAGTCGAAATACCAAACAGCAACGAGAAGACAATGAGCTGAAGCATATTACTTCTCGACAGCAATAAATTAAAATCGGATACCGTGAAGGTGGCAACGAGATGGTCCATAAACGTTAATTTTTCCGCATCCGTTTCCACAGAGGAATGATTCATTACCTCTTTAATCCCGGCAATGTCGGCATTTTCAATCGGATGGATAATGGACGCACCCACTAATCCGAGAATAGCGGCGACTGAAGCGGTCACCAAGAACACGACAAGGATGCTGCCCATAATTTTCCCCAGCCGTTTCATGCCATTCATGTTAGCAATCGCTGAAGCAATGCTAAAAAAGACTAAAGGCACAATGATCATGAACATGAGGTTTAGAAAAAGATCGCCAAACGGCTTCACAACGGCCGTCTTTGTTCCAAAAATCAAACCTGCTGCCCCGCCTATCACGATGGCAGACAGTAAAATCAAGGTGAATCGATAATTTTTAAAAAATAATTTCAAATGAACCCACAGCCTTTCGACAACATTCTACATCATCTGCAAATAATCATACCCAAATTCAGGCGTTAGGTAAATGACTTTGTTACTCAAAAAAAGAAATGTCCATTCTCAGAAAAGATTGGGCATTTCTTTTTTCATATATTAATATTCCTGATTCCGATGCCACTTCCAGGCATCAGCAATAATTTTTTCTAAATTCCGCTCCGCTTTCCAGCCTAATTCAGAGAAAATTTTATCCGCAGAAGCCACAAGCCTTGCGGGATCACCCGCGCGGCGGTCGGCGATTTCTACATTTGCCTTCACGCCAGTGACTTTTTCACATGTTTCAATAACCTCTTTAACAGAATAGCCATGGCCATTGCCAAGATTATAGACTTCCGTTGATTTCTTGCCTGCCACCAACGCCTGAAGGGCAAGAATATGAGCATGTGCCAAATCCGTGACATGAATGTAATCACGAATACATGTGCCATCAGGTGTATCGTAATCCGCGCCAAAGACAGAAATCTTTTCCCGCTTACCTAGCAGCTGTTGAAGAACAATCGGGATAAGATGGGTTTCCGGATCATGACTTTCGCCAATCCTTGCAGATGCATGGGCCCCGGCCGCATTAAAGTACCGCAAAACCACATACTTCAGCCCATCAGATGCTGCAAGATCCCCGAGAATCTGCTCCACCATTAATTTGGACCGCCCATAAGGATTAATCGGCGTCGTAGCACTTGTCTCATCAATCAACTTAACATCAGGGATTCCATAAGTCGCCGCAGTTGAGGAAAAAATAAACTTTTTCACCTTGAATTTCATCATAACTTTTAATAGTGTAATAGTAGACGCGACATTATTTTGATAATATTTCAAGGGATCCATAACCGACTCCCCGACCAAACTGTAGGCAGCAAAGTGCATCACCGCTTTGATGGGATAGCTTCTAAAAACCATAAGAACATCATCCACATTGCCGAGATCCCCTTTGACAAAGATCGCCCGACTATCGACGGCCTCACGGTGCCCTGTCGAAAGGTTATCGAGTACGACGACCTCTTCTGTTTCCACTAATTCCTTTACCACATGGCTACCAATGTAACCAGCTCCGCCAACGACGAGAATCATAGTCATTTCCCCTTAGCTAGAATTTCATTCACGTCTACCATTATAACATTATTCAAAAAAAACGGCTTGTCCCGGGTGTTTACTAATATTACCCAAATAGCAAACTATTACTTCTATTCTGACAAGCAACCCAAAATATGCTAAGATTTGGATGATACATGGATAAAGGATGATATACATGAGGTCCATACGAAACCATTCCGTCAACCAGGAATTTAATCAGTCAAACTACGAGCAATTATATGAAAGAATGAAGCTCATTTCCTATATGTTGATCTTCACCTACCCTTGTTTCTTCATTGTCGACTTTGTTTTGTTTAAGAATCTCGATGCTCCCGTTTTTAAAATCGGGCTAGCCTCCGTGCACATAACAGGGCTGATGATTTCTATTATTTTTTTAATGATTTACCGCTTAGATAACCAGAAAGTTTCCAAGAGTCTAGTGGTGAACGGCTTTATCCTCTTTTATTTACTAATGGGGGCCGTCTCCGCCATTAACAGTCAGTTATTTACAGGAAACATTTACGCTTATATCATCATTCTATTGGCGGTTGCCGCTATTTTACCCATCCGGCCAAGGAATTTACTTATCCAGTTCGTCACTGTCCACGGTGGCTTCCTGATTGGTTTATTCTTCATACATCCCAATCACTATTCCTACTTATCAATGCTTATAAACTCGACCGGTACCGTAGTCATTTCGTTCACCATTGCCCTAGCATTCTATTCATTTCGAAAAAATGACTTTTTAAATCAGGCAAGACTGAACCAAAGTGAGGAAAGTTTTCGCAGATTATTTACTGTCAATCCCAATCCTCTCATACTTGCAAAATCAGCCAGTGGTGAGATTGTGCTTTTGAATCAACAGGCCATCGAATACTATCATTTGGATCCGCATCGCACGGAATCCTTCGAGATTCAATATTTGTTCCGAACCCTTGATGAACAACAAGAGATTTTGAAAAGGCTGGAAGCGGAAAAGAGTATCAGAAACTACCTGACAGAGCAACAAATTACCCCGGAACTTAAGAAATGGTCGCTGCTTAATTTTGAATTGGTTGAATACATGGGCGACACGTGTATGCTAATTGATACAACCGATATTACCGATTTGAAAAAGAAGGAAGCAGAACTTCTCGAGCATGCCTCGATTGATATGCTGACCGGTGTCAGAAATCGCCGATGCGGCATCGAGCTGCTTCGCGAACTGCAATCAGCAGGGCCTCGTCAAACGGAATTTATTCTTTGTTATATCGATATTAACAATTTAAAAATTGTCAATGATCGTTATGGACATTCGACTGGGGACGATTTGATTAAAACATGCTGTGAAACGATTAACCTGCACTTAGAGCCACAGGATGTCCTATTCCGCCTAGGCGGTGACGAATTTATTATTATTTTTCTAAAAAAGCAGCTCGCTGACGCAGAGAAGGCATGGGACCATATCAAACTGGCATTTCAGGCTATCAACGACAGCAAACAGAAGCCCTATCAGATTTCGGCTAGTCATGGGTATTACCACTATAAGCCAGATGTTCCAATTACGTTAGAGGAAATGCTGGAATTGGCTGATCAAGATATGTATAAGAACAAGGTCAACTATAAAGGTCAAAAATCAGAACTAATGCGAAGGTAGGCCAGATTCTCGATGAATCCGGTCTTTTTTGTCACCATGTGTCTGGCGGGCGAGACTGCGAGCAAAATAGAATTTTCCCCATAGAATATAGTGTACAACCATTAAAACTGAATGGGAGGAATGATTCATGAAGCTTTATGTAGATCCGGGTCATGGCGGCAAAGACCCCGGCGCCCAAGGTAATGGACTAAACGAGAAAGAGTTAACGTTAGATATAGCGCTAAAGTTACGCTCCA belongs to Neobacillus sp. OS1-2 and includes:
- a CDS encoding ferritin-like domain-containing protein, whose protein sequence is MYRFTNYRDALNRPSFPLVQDVEKAINGEYSASECYARLANLAPSKKEREQILEIRQDEIKHYQQFVQIYRGLTGVPPQPKITENCPDTFLKGLEFALEDEQKTVDFYMEIADSATDPFIKEVFRRAAADEQNHAVWFLYYFAKAK
- the galU gene encoding UTP--glucose-1-phosphate uridylyltransferase GalU, whose translation is MKKVRKAIIPAAGLGTRFLPATKAMPKEMLPIVDKPTIQYIVEEAIASGIEDIIIVTGKGKRAIEDHFDFAPELEKNLLEKEKWDLLNKVNYTSNLADIHYIRQKEPKGLGHAVWCARNFIGDEPFAVLLGDDIVQSDTPCLRQLIDQYEATFSSIIGVQHVPENETHRYGIVDPLQQEGRRYQVKNFVEKPKPGTSPSNLAIMGRYILTPEIFMFLDQQETGAGGEIQLTDAIHKLNQIQRVFAYNFEGKRFDVGEKIGFVKTTIEFALQQEGIHDELLQFLKELIAEDQKGTEHQKVKTKEKVKVNNTQEV
- a CDS encoding molybdopterin-dependent oxidoreductase, whose protein sequence is MPSFVDVPNGVFHAVCPLDCPDQCGLLLHKADGKIVKVEGDPRHPVTKGHICNKVRNMNERIHDEHRLKYPLKRVGPKGEGTFTPISWEEALQTITSRWKKLIESDGPESILPYSFYGNMGRLSAEGMDRRFWNHLGATRLDRTICSSAGSSGYQYTMGGSLGIDPEDTIHSNLFIFWGINAASTNMHQVALAQKVRKQNGAKWIVIDVHKNQTGRLADWFIPILPGTDSALALGIMHILFAENMVDHDFLQKYTIGHEELREHVQQYDPASVSTITGVPVEDIFKLARMYGKTSPSFIRIGNGPQHHDNGGMFVRTVACLPALTGQWLVKGGGAIKGNSAYLEPNTVSLQRPDLLKNKHTRVVNMNQLGEALLTLDPPVKSLYVYGSNPALVAPSSNKVRQGLEREDLFLVVHDLFLTETAKYADIVLPATSSFENTDLYTSYWHHYAQIQQPVIAPYEESKSNVEVFRLLAIGMGFGDVAAFKETEEEMMVGALDNPRNSFLEGLKYDALVERQYLKAKVKPLFPGTLPTPSEKIELYSERMKQDGYPPLPTYIPLVDDGDHGYQFVPGPNHNFLNSTFSNNQKHIGLEKEPRLHMNRLDALAAGIEEGEIVRVWNSRGECELKVAVGDNVLPGVVVSQGLWADTVGRSRSGSESGDANPNQSKRHLLNALTPDRIADMGGGATFFSGRVSVEKI
- a CDS encoding dicarboxylate/amino acid:cation symporter; the protein is MKLFFKNYRFTLILLSAIVIGGAAGLIFGTKTAVVKPFGDLFLNLMFMIIVPLVFFSIASAIANMNGMKRLGKIMGSILVVFLVTASVAAILGLVGASIIHPIENADIAGIKEVMNHSSVETDAEKLTFMDHLVATFTVSDFNLLLSRSNMLQLIVFSLLFGISTAMVGEKAKPVAAFLSAATEVMMKMVKIVMYYAPIGLGCYFAAVIGELGPQILEGYARSFVLYLILAVIYYFGFFTLYAFIAGGKSGVKVFWKNAITPSVTALATCSSAACIPVNLDTVRKMGVPKDIAETIVPLGANTHKDGSVFGGILKIVFLFALFGKDLTSISNILSILAVAFLVGAVMGAIPGGGMIGEMLIISVYGFPPETLPIIAVISTIIDAPATLLNSTGNTVCAMLVTRLVEGKNWLRETIGA
- the galE gene encoding UDP-glucose 4-epimerase GalE, with the translated sequence MILVVGGAGYIGSHVVKELVETEEVVVLDNLSTGHREAVDSRAIFVKGDLGNVDDVLMVFRSYPIKAVMHFAAYSLVGESVMDPLKYYQNNVASTITLLKVMMKFKVKKFIFSSTAATYGIPDVKLIDETSATTPINPYGRSKLMVEQILGDLAASDGLKYVVLRYFNAAGAHASARIGESHDPETHLIPIVLQQLLGKREKISVFGADYDTPDGTCIRDYIHVTDLAHAHILALQALVAGKKSTEVYNLGNGHGYSVKEVIETCEKVTGVKANVEIADRRAGDPARLVASADKIFSELGWKAERNLEKIIADAWKWHRNQEY
- a CDS encoding GGDEF domain-containing protein, with amino-acid sequence MRSIRNHSVNQEFNQSNYEQLYERMKLISYMLIFTYPCFFIVDFVLFKNLDAPVFKIGLASVHITGLMISIIFLMIYRLDNQKVSKSLVVNGFILFYLLMGAVSAINSQLFTGNIYAYIIILLAVAAILPIRPRNLLIQFVTVHGGFLIGLFFIHPNHYSYLSMLINSTGTVVISFTIALAFYSFRKNDFLNQARLNQSEESFRRLFTVNPNPLILAKSASGEIVLLNQQAIEYYHLDPHRTESFEIQYLFRTLDEQQEILKRLEAEKSIRNYLTEQQITPELKKWSLLNFELVEYMGDTCMLIDTTDITDLKKKEAELLEHASIDMLTGVRNRRCGIELLRELQSAGPRQTEFILCYIDINNLKIVNDRYGHSTGDDLIKTCCETINLHLEPQDVLFRLGGDEFIIIFLKKQLADAEKAWDHIKLAFQAINDSKQKPYQISASHGYYHYKPDVPITLEEMLELADQDMYKNKVNYKGQKSELMRR